A single genomic interval of uncultured Sphaerochaeta sp. harbors:
- a CDS encoding carbohydrate ABC transporter permease — protein sequence MRDVKDTRSTRAKINLGLTYAVMIFFTVMAIYPLLWLVMNSFKTTTEFQLNKLGIPQDWVLINYQDAWVRGKFPSLIFNSIIYTGITTVATLIFSFMAGFAFAKIPNKATKYIHGSFVIGLLLTLQSIMVPLFLIINWVGLYNSRLGVLIPYIGIAMPMGIYLGTEYIKSIPTALVESARIDGATYMKIFISIIVPMAAPVGVTVAILTVTGTWNEFMLINILTSSDALKSLPVGVQKFAGALSSDFGKQFAALVIGLIPMLLFYMFFRKEITKGVAAGAVKG from the coding sequence ATGCGTGATGTAAAAGATACCCGCTCAACCAGGGCAAAAATCAATCTGGGGTTGACCTACGCTGTCATGATTTTCTTTACAGTCATGGCTATCTATCCTCTGCTATGGCTTGTGATGAACTCCTTCAAGACCACAACCGAGTTTCAGTTGAATAAGCTGGGCATACCGCAGGATTGGGTTCTGATCAACTATCAGGATGCCTGGGTCAGGGGAAAATTCCCCAGTCTGATATTCAACAGTATCATTTACACAGGTATTACCACGGTAGCAACACTGATATTCTCCTTCATGGCAGGCTTTGCATTCGCGAAGATTCCCAATAAGGCCACCAAGTATATCCATGGCTCCTTTGTTATAGGGTTGCTCTTAACCCTACAGTCAATCATGGTGCCGCTCTTCCTGATCATTAACTGGGTGGGACTGTACAACTCCCGCCTCGGTGTTCTGATCCCCTATATCGGTATAGCAATGCCGATGGGCATCTATCTTGGCACTGAGTATATCAAGTCCATCCCCACTGCCTTGGTTGAGTCTGCACGTATCGATGGCGCAACCTATATGAAGATATTCATCTCCATTATTGTCCCGATGGCGGCTCCGGTCGGAGTGACTGTTGCAATCCTTACAGTCACCGGTACTTGGAATGAGTTTATGTTGATCAATATCCTGACCAGTAGTGATGCTCTCAAGAGCCTGCCGGTCGGAGTTCAGAAGTTTGCAGGAGCGCTGAGTAGTGACTTTGGAAAGCAATTCGCTGCATTGGTGATTGGACTGATTCCGATGTTGCTCTTCTACATGTTCTTCCGCAAGGAGATCACCAAGGGTGTTGCCGCCGGTGCTGTGAAAGGCTAA
- a CDS encoding sugar ABC transporter permease: MPKTHTLADAKREQKRAYWTLVLPGFLIYISVMAFPTIFSIFLSLSDYSGGKLFGGKPVHLVGFKWYQNLFADEYFYLALKNNMWIVFVSVFGQIPLGFFLAYVLYRGIVKFADFFQTMIYLPTVISTVVIGILWKSFFAPYGAFPELVRLFNPQYEYGISNHPMLPVLFVILWMYTGMYLIIFIANLQKIDSAVIEAARIDGATEGQTLRYVILPALSGVLVTTAILAISGSLKSFDLIYVMTAGGPANRTSVLSIYMFDKAFKGAPRYPLANAISTVMVVISFILIGLTKWVEKKFGGRE; the protein is encoded by the coding sequence ATGCCTAAAACGCATACGCTGGCAGATGCGAAGCGAGAGCAGAAAAGGGCCTATTGGACCTTGGTGCTTCCCGGCTTTCTCATCTATATATCGGTCATGGCATTCCCGACGATATTTTCGATCTTTCTCAGTTTAAGTGATTATAGTGGAGGAAAACTCTTTGGTGGCAAACCAGTCCATCTGGTCGGCTTCAAGTGGTATCAGAATCTCTTCGCTGATGAGTATTTCTACCTGGCATTGAAGAACAATATGTGGATTGTCTTTGTATCAGTGTTTGGACAGATTCCCCTCGGATTCTTCTTAGCCTATGTGCTGTACCGAGGAATTGTGAAGTTTGCAGATTTCTTCCAGACCATGATCTATCTTCCCACCGTCATATCCACTGTTGTCATTGGTATTCTCTGGAAATCATTCTTCGCCCCCTATGGTGCATTCCCTGAACTGGTACGGTTATTTAATCCTCAGTATGAGTATGGGATAAGCAATCACCCAATGTTGCCGGTTCTCTTTGTAATCCTCTGGATGTATACCGGTATGTATTTGATCATTTTCATTGCCAACCTGCAGAAAATTGATAGTGCGGTCATTGAAGCAGCCCGGATCGATGGTGCGACTGAGGGGCAAACGCTTCGCTATGTCATTCTTCCTGCACTCTCGGGGGTACTGGTTACCACAGCGATTCTCGCTATCAGCGGGTCGTTGAAGAGTTTTGACCTCATTTATGTTATGACTGCCGGGGGACCGGCAAATCGTACCAGTGTGCTCTCCATCTACATGTTCGATAAGGCCTTCAAGGGAGCCCCGAGATATCCTCTGGCTAATGCAATCAGTACGGTGATGGTAGTGATCAGTTTTATTCTTATCGGCTTGACCAAGTGGGTTGAGAAAAAGTTCGGGGGGAGGGAGTAA
- a CDS encoding ROK family transcriptional regulator yields the protein MRINNNNFQKNANTSLVAQLIWKSPGISRVDIARELNLYRSTVTNIISALIDDEVVYEGEEGSGVSRGGRKPICLKLNERFGCVVGFDIQPSHYRAVILDITGGLLYQSKGKLPEVEFDEILTFLMDLVLTEIEKLSIPLLAVIAGIPGIVNAEDGIIMYAEPFGLKNYDFYDFFAKRYDVLVFVENDANCTAWLEMTINRNVNLGDFMCMIADYHEGNYQFGDRAGIGVGIGLSIGGKVYHGSHHSSGEICTLSWREHNKGQTGLPEDLLIKSVSDENAWKTFMKDLFGSLVPILSVLDPRVFFVHGKPFSDEGRIREFLKEECPQFLAVMDKIGCKLLFDTKDEFVVAKGAATMFLQKLFAVPELSEIESRTHFDWEDVIDQAYPMKKTYKKPRLEVTHA from the coding sequence ATGAGAATCAACAACAACAATTTTCAGAAAAATGCAAATACTTCCTTGGTTGCTCAGTTGATCTGGAAAAGTCCGGGTATCAGCAGGGTCGATATTGCCAGGGAACTGAACCTTTATCGCTCCACCGTTACCAATATTATCAGTGCTCTCATTGATGACGAGGTTGTTTATGAGGGAGAAGAGGGGAGTGGTGTAAGCAGGGGAGGAAGGAAACCGATCTGCCTGAAGCTGAATGAACGCTTTGGCTGTGTTGTCGGTTTCGACATCCAGCCTTCCCACTACAGGGCCGTCATCCTCGATATAACCGGTGGATTGCTCTACCAGAGCAAAGGGAAACTACCGGAAGTTGAATTTGATGAAATCCTTACCTTCCTGATGGACCTGGTGCTGACAGAGATTGAAAAGCTCTCCATACCATTGCTTGCCGTCATTGCCGGTATTCCCGGTATTGTGAATGCAGAGGATGGCATCATCATGTATGCAGAACCATTTGGTCTCAAGAATTATGATTTCTATGATTTCTTTGCAAAACGCTATGATGTACTGGTCTTTGTAGAGAATGATGCGAACTGCACTGCCTGGTTGGAGATGACGATCAACAGGAATGTGAACCTGGGTGATTTCATGTGCATGATTGCAGACTACCATGAAGGGAATTACCAGTTTGGGGATCGTGCAGGTATCGGTGTTGGTATCGGGCTCTCCATTGGTGGAAAAGTCTATCATGGATCCCATCACAGCAGCGGTGAAATCTGCACGCTGAGCTGGCGGGAGCATAACAAGGGACAGACTGGCCTACCGGAAGATCTACTGATCAAGTCCGTCTCTGACGAAAACGCATGGAAGACATTCATGAAAGATCTATTCGGATCCCTCGTTCCCATCCTTTCCGTACTGGATCCCCGTGTCTTTTTTGTCCATGGAAAACCGTTCAGTGATGAAGGAAGGATCAGGGAGTTCCTCAAGGAGGAGTGTCCTCAATTTCTTGCTGTCATGGACAAGATTGGATGCAAACTGCTTTTCGATACCAAGGACGAGTTTGTGGTAGCAAAGGGAGCTGCGACCATGTTCTTGCAGAAGCTATTTGCAGTTCCTGAGCTCTCAGAAATTGAAAGTCGTACTCATTTCGATTGGGAGGATGTCATCGATCAAGCATACCCTATGAAGAAAACATATAAAAAACCCAGGTTGGAGGTTACGCATGCCTAA